The proteins below are encoded in one region of Myxocyprinus asiaticus isolate MX2 ecotype Aquarium Trade chromosome 13, UBuf_Myxa_2, whole genome shotgun sequence:
- the LOC127449911 gene encoding cytoglobin-1-like, which yields MERVGVVEHTEAPETLTEEDMCVIQDTWRPVNDNKEDAGVAVLVRFFGNFPSAKQYFPQFRDIQDPEEMRQNAHLKKHALRVMNALNMLVENLHDGDKLNSIFQQMGKSHAIRHKVDPVYFKILAGVIVEVLVEAFPQFFSAPSVQGSWSKLLGVLYWQMNRVYAEVGWESIKNNTK from the exons ATGGAGCGAgttggagttgtggagcacacaGAGGCTCCTGAGACGCTCACAGAGGAGGACATGTGTGTAATCCAGGACACATGGAGACCCGTCAACGACAACAAAGAGGACGCTGGAGTCGCTGTACTCGTCAg GTTCTTCGGAAACTTCCCGTCGGCTAAGCAGTACTTTCCTCAGTTCCGTGACATCCAGGATCCGGAGGAGATGCGTCAAAACGCTCACCTGAAGAAACACGCCCTGCGGGTGATGAATGCCCTCAACATGCTGGTGGAGAACCTCCATGATGGAGACAAACTCAACAGCATCTTCCAGCAGATGGGCAAATCTCATGCCATCAGACACAAGGTGGATCCCGTTTACTTTAAA ATTCTGGCTGGTGTGATTGTGGAGGTACTGGTTGAAGCGTTCCCACAATTCTTCAGTGCGCCGTCAGTGCAGGGGTCATGGTCTAAGCTCTTGGGTGTGCTGTACTGGCAGATGAACAGAGTGTATGCCGAAGTCGGCTGGGAGTCCatcaaaaacaacacaaagtgA